One segment of Scleropages formosus chromosome 23, fSclFor1.1, whole genome shotgun sequence DNA contains the following:
- the eloa gene encoding elongin-A isoform X2, with protein sequence MADQLLEMVEKLQSRLSENQEPRKLLKTLRRLEVLPMTVDILVETGVGKAVNSLRKHEVVGEVAKNLVAKWKTLVPQPVVRPGDGKEVRSHTRRSDGGNRVHKRPRDPSPEQPHYIGGEEEQEEEEEEIEEQEQEEEEADSGYRPSYSLSPPQHHYSPLQGGYQSEGYESPPEDGPVPSPPRKEVKHMKQHKDRESERRRHHADHSRRAHSGSVSCTDGKKRAAAESERQASATHRSSKHSRHSTPHGEREGKKEKDKKGLGEGRSQERRSNPEVAQRGHDEEEEAFEAPTMSFESFLTYDAPTSSKKKKKKPPRLAQCSQPTPAAGPSIPTKSSKSNGTCSKRPEPPAAPTPAAPAPTAPVAEKRQKVIDEVPMLPDIPLPAIQPNYRPLPSIDITPLSPQRRKVPVSCDEEDAGFSGRRLNTKTGVYSGSKTTYLPKMMTLYEQCIRVLQNNIDSIDEVGGVPFEILEPVLERCTPEQLFRIEQYNQCFMEETDELWMRHCRRDFKHESPQEYESWREMYLRLYDEREERLRTLTQNISSAHAQRPKGRQVKMAYVNSVVKPPRDVRRRQEKFGTASGSGGGGGGGGGGGGSGSSSSHSPVRVRPALSYSSQSGDSAHSSHSSTPLSARLSAGGQASAGVAHGARDRPQVKKIAPMMAKTIKAFKNRFSRR encoded by the exons CTGCTGAAGACCCTGAGGAGGCTGGAAGTTCTTCCCATGACTGTGGACATCCTGGTG GAAACTGGGGTGGGGAAGGCTGTGAACTCTCTGCGGAAGCATGAAGTTGTAGGGGAAGTGGCCAAGAACCTGGTGGCCAAGTGGAAGACGCTGGTTCCCCAGCCTGTGGTCAG GCCTGGTGATGGGAAGGAGGTGAGGAGTCACACGCGGCGATCTGATGGAGGGAACAGGGTGCACAAACGGCCTAGAGATCCCTCTCCAGAGCAGCCGCACTACATaggaggggaggaggagcaggaggaggaagaagaagaaatagaGGAACaagaacaggaggaggaggaggcggacaGTGGATATCGGCCCAGTTACTCCCTCTCGCCCCCGCAGCACCACTACAGCCCCCTTCAAGGAGGCTACCAATCAGAGGGGTATGAGAGCCCCCCTGAGGATGGGCCTGTGCCCAGCCCCCCTCGCAAAGAGGTCAAACACATGAAGCAGCACAAAGATCGAGAGTCCGAACGACGGCGCCACCACGCGGACCACAGCCGGAGGGCTCATAGTGGCAGCGTGAGCTGCACTGATGGGAAGAAGCGTGCGGCTGCAGAGAGTGAGCGGCAGGCTAGTGCCACACACAGGTCCTCCAAACACAGCAGACACTCGACCCCACATGGTGAGAGGGAagggaagaaggagaaggacaagaAAGGGTTGGGTGAGG GCAGGTCGCAGGAGCGCAGGAGTAACCCAGAAGTGGCGCAAAGAGGTcatgatgaggaagaggaggccttCGAGGCACCCACCATGTCTTTTGAGTCCTTCCTCACGTACGATGCCCCCACCTcaagcaagaagaagaaaaagaagcctCCTCGTCTTGCCCAGTGTTCTCAGCCCACCCCTGCTGCCGGCCCCTCGATACCCACAAAGTCAAGCAAGTCCAATGGGACGTGTAGCAAGCGGCCCGAACCCCCTGCGGCCCCTACCCCTGCAGCTCCTGCCCCAACAGCCCCGGTTGCAGAGAAGCGCCAGAAG GTCATTGATGAGGTTCCTATGCTTCCTGACATCCCCCTGCCAGCGATCCAGCCCAACTACAGACCCCTGCCCTCCATCGACATCACCCCGCTGTCCCCGCAGAGACGCAAAG TTCCTGTGTCATGTGATGAGGAAGATGCTGGATTCAGTGGTCGGCGCCTCAACACCAAGACGGGTGTTTACTCGGGTTCAAAGACCACCTACCTGCCAAAGATGATGACTCTGTATGAACAGTGCATCCGGGTCCTGCAGAACAATATTGACT CAATTGATGAGGTTGGCGGCGTCCCATTTGAGATCCTGGAGCCTGTTCTGGAGAGATGCACCCCTGAGCAGCTGTTCCGCATCGAGCAATATAACCAG TGCTTCATGGAGGAGACGGATGAGCTATGGATGCGCCACTGCCGGCGGGACTTCAAGCACGAGTCGCCGCAGGAGTACGAGTCCTGGCGTGAGATGTACCTGCGTCTGTACGACGAGAGGGAGGAGCGGCTGCGCACGCTAACCCAGAACATCAGCTCCGCTCATGCCCAGCGGCCCAAAG GTCGCCAGGTGAAAATGGCGTACGTGAATTCGGTGGTGAAACCCCCGCGTGATGTCCGACGCCGGCAGGAGAAGTTTGGCACAGCGAGCGGCAGCGGAGGTggtggcggcggtggcggcggtggcggtggcTCCGGCTCCAGCTCCAGTCACAGCCCAGTTCG GGTGAGACCAGCACTCTCCTACAGCTCCCAGTCGGGTGACTCTGCTCACTCCAGCCACAGCAGCACCCCCCTGTCTGCTCGCTTGTCTGCTGGGGGGCAGGCTAGTGCCGGGGTTGCGCACGGAGCCAGAGACAGACCGCAAGTTAAAA AGATTGCCCCCATGATGGCCAAAACTATAAAAGCTTTCAAGAACAGGTTTTCCCGCCGATAG
- the eloa gene encoding elongin-A isoform X1: MADQLLEMVEKLQSRLSENQEPRKLLKTLRRLEVLPMTVDILVETGVGKAVNSLRKHEVVGEVAKNLVAKWKTLVPQPVVRWVREGRPGDGKEVRSHTRRSDGGNRVHKRPRDPSPEQPHYIGGEEEQEEEEEEIEEQEQEEEEADSGYRPSYSLSPPQHHYSPLQGGYQSEGYESPPEDGPVPSPPRKEVKHMKQHKDRESERRRHHADHSRRAHSGSVSCTDGKKRAAAESERQASATHRSSKHSRHSTPHGEREGKKEKDKKGLGEGRSQERRSNPEVAQRGHDEEEEAFEAPTMSFESFLTYDAPTSSKKKKKKPPRLAQCSQPTPAAGPSIPTKSSKSNGTCSKRPEPPAAPTPAAPAPTAPVAEKRQKVIDEVPMLPDIPLPAIQPNYRPLPSIDITPLSPQRRKVPVSCDEEDAGFSGRRLNTKTGVYSGSKTTYLPKMMTLYEQCIRVLQNNIDSIDEVGGVPFEILEPVLERCTPEQLFRIEQYNQCFMEETDELWMRHCRRDFKHESPQEYESWREMYLRLYDEREERLRTLTQNISSAHAQRPKGRQVKMAYVNSVVKPPRDVRRRQEKFGTASGSGGGGGGGGGGGGSGSSSSHSPVRVRPALSYSSQSGDSAHSSHSSTPLSARLSAGGQASAGVAHGARDRPQVKKIAPMMAKTIKAFKNRFSRR; this comes from the exons CTGCTGAAGACCCTGAGGAGGCTGGAAGTTCTTCCCATGACTGTGGACATCCTGGTG GAAACTGGGGTGGGGAAGGCTGTGAACTCTCTGCGGAAGCATGAAGTTGTAGGGGAAGTGGCCAAGAACCTGGTGGCCAAGTGGAAGACGCTGGTTCCCCAGCCTGTGGTCAGGTGGGTCCGTGAGGGCAG GCCTGGTGATGGGAAGGAGGTGAGGAGTCACACGCGGCGATCTGATGGAGGGAACAGGGTGCACAAACGGCCTAGAGATCCCTCTCCAGAGCAGCCGCACTACATaggaggggaggaggagcaggaggaggaagaagaagaaatagaGGAACaagaacaggaggaggaggaggcggacaGTGGATATCGGCCCAGTTACTCCCTCTCGCCCCCGCAGCACCACTACAGCCCCCTTCAAGGAGGCTACCAATCAGAGGGGTATGAGAGCCCCCCTGAGGATGGGCCTGTGCCCAGCCCCCCTCGCAAAGAGGTCAAACACATGAAGCAGCACAAAGATCGAGAGTCCGAACGACGGCGCCACCACGCGGACCACAGCCGGAGGGCTCATAGTGGCAGCGTGAGCTGCACTGATGGGAAGAAGCGTGCGGCTGCAGAGAGTGAGCGGCAGGCTAGTGCCACACACAGGTCCTCCAAACACAGCAGACACTCGACCCCACATGGTGAGAGGGAagggaagaaggagaaggacaagaAAGGGTTGGGTGAGG GCAGGTCGCAGGAGCGCAGGAGTAACCCAGAAGTGGCGCAAAGAGGTcatgatgaggaagaggaggccttCGAGGCACCCACCATGTCTTTTGAGTCCTTCCTCACGTACGATGCCCCCACCTcaagcaagaagaagaaaaagaagcctCCTCGTCTTGCCCAGTGTTCTCAGCCCACCCCTGCTGCCGGCCCCTCGATACCCACAAAGTCAAGCAAGTCCAATGGGACGTGTAGCAAGCGGCCCGAACCCCCTGCGGCCCCTACCCCTGCAGCTCCTGCCCCAACAGCCCCGGTTGCAGAGAAGCGCCAGAAG GTCATTGATGAGGTTCCTATGCTTCCTGACATCCCCCTGCCAGCGATCCAGCCCAACTACAGACCCCTGCCCTCCATCGACATCACCCCGCTGTCCCCGCAGAGACGCAAAG TTCCTGTGTCATGTGATGAGGAAGATGCTGGATTCAGTGGTCGGCGCCTCAACACCAAGACGGGTGTTTACTCGGGTTCAAAGACCACCTACCTGCCAAAGATGATGACTCTGTATGAACAGTGCATCCGGGTCCTGCAGAACAATATTGACT CAATTGATGAGGTTGGCGGCGTCCCATTTGAGATCCTGGAGCCTGTTCTGGAGAGATGCACCCCTGAGCAGCTGTTCCGCATCGAGCAATATAACCAG TGCTTCATGGAGGAGACGGATGAGCTATGGATGCGCCACTGCCGGCGGGACTTCAAGCACGAGTCGCCGCAGGAGTACGAGTCCTGGCGTGAGATGTACCTGCGTCTGTACGACGAGAGGGAGGAGCGGCTGCGCACGCTAACCCAGAACATCAGCTCCGCTCATGCCCAGCGGCCCAAAG GTCGCCAGGTGAAAATGGCGTACGTGAATTCGGTGGTGAAACCCCCGCGTGATGTCCGACGCCGGCAGGAGAAGTTTGGCACAGCGAGCGGCAGCGGAGGTggtggcggcggtggcggcggtggcggtggcTCCGGCTCCAGCTCCAGTCACAGCCCAGTTCG GGTGAGACCAGCACTCTCCTACAGCTCCCAGTCGGGTGACTCTGCTCACTCCAGCCACAGCAGCACCCCCCTGTCTGCTCGCTTGTCTGCTGGGGGGCAGGCTAGTGCCGGGGTTGCGCACGGAGCCAGAGACAGACCGCAAGTTAAAA AGATTGCCCCCATGATGGCCAAAACTATAAAAGCTTTCAAGAACAGGTTTTCCCGCCGATAG